A single genomic interval of Antarcticibacterium arcticum harbors:
- the hutI gene encoding imidazolonepropionase, with protein sequence MKILFKNIQELVQVRDTNVEKVSGKEMKELPSIKNAWLLVEDGKIEGYGKMDSLPQLSGHKETDLSGRIVLPTWCDSHTHLVYAGNREQEFADRINGLSYEEIANRGGGILNSAKTLQETTEEELYLQSAIRLKEVMGLGTGAIEIKSGYGLTKDAELKMLRVIKRLKEEFELPVKSTYLGAHALPKEFKDNKDAYMDLVINEILPEVEKNQLAEYIDIFCEKGYFTVEDTNRLLEAGAKAGLTPKIHVNQFNAIGGVQAGVEHSALSVDHLEILRPEDIAALQNTVTMPVALPGCSLFLSIPYTPARAIIDAGLPLALATDYNPGSSPSGNMNLVVSLACIKMHMTPEEAINAATLNGAYAMGLSKSHGSISIGKQANFMVTKEVPSYAYLPYSFGSNSIDQVFINGKKIA encoded by the coding sequence ATGAAAATACTTTTTAAAAATATTCAGGAATTAGTCCAGGTAAGGGATACCAACGTAGAAAAAGTTTCAGGTAAGGAAATGAAAGAATTGCCTTCAATTAAAAACGCCTGGCTTCTTGTGGAAGATGGCAAAATAGAAGGATATGGAAAGATGGATTCCCTTCCGCAACTTTCCGGACATAAGGAAACAGACCTTAGCGGTAGGATTGTATTGCCTACCTGGTGTGATTCTCATACACATCTTGTATATGCCGGTAACCGGGAACAGGAATTTGCTGACCGCATTAACGGACTTTCATATGAAGAAATAGCCAATCGCGGGGGTGGAATTTTAAACAGTGCCAAAACCCTTCAGGAAACCACGGAGGAAGAACTTTACCTTCAATCGGCAATAAGGCTTAAAGAGGTAATGGGCCTGGGAACTGGGGCTATTGAGATCAAATCTGGTTATGGTCTTACAAAGGACGCCGAGCTTAAAATGTTGCGGGTTATAAAAAGACTTAAGGAAGAATTTGAGCTTCCTGTAAAATCAACTTATCTGGGAGCACACGCCCTTCCAAAGGAATTTAAAGATAATAAGGATGCTTATATGGATCTGGTAATAAATGAGATCCTTCCCGAGGTTGAAAAAAATCAACTTGCCGAATATATAGATATCTTCTGTGAAAAAGGGTATTTTACGGTTGAAGACACCAATAGATTATTGGAGGCAGGTGCAAAAGCAGGCCTTACCCCAAAGATCCACGTAAACCAGTTCAATGCCATTGGGGGCGTACAGGCTGGGGTAGAACACAGCGCCTTAAGTGTAGACCATCTGGAAATCCTAAGGCCAGAGGATATTGCGGCCTTACAAAATACGGTTACTATGCCGGTGGCCCTCCCGGGATGTTCGTTGTTTTTAAGCATTCCTTATACACCAGCCCGAGCCATTATTGATGCGGGACTGCCTTTGGCCCTCGCCACAGATTATAATCCGGGCAGTTCGCCAAGTGGTAATATGAATCTGGTAGTTTCCCTGGCATGTATTAAAATGCACATGACACCAGAGGAAGCGATAAATGCTGCAACTCTCAATGGTGCGTATGCGATGGGTTTAAGTAAATCTCACGGCAGTATTTCAATTGGAAAACAGGCAAATTTTATGGTCACCAAAGAAGTTCCCTCCTATGCCTATTTGCCCTATAGCTTTGGAAGTAATTCAATTGACCAGGTATTCATCAACGGAAAAAAAATAGCATAA
- the fahA gene encoding fumarylacetoacetase: MSITANDPNRKTWLDIPENTDFPIQNIPFGVFLTRDDIITIGTRIGDYAIDLGALHQLGYFDGIPLTDDIFLQDTLNDFISDGKKTWRLVRNRIAEIFDIKNTTLKENQDHKTIVLFTLDEIEMQLPVLVGDYTDFYSSKEHATNVGTMFRDPDNALLPNWLHIPVGYHGRSSSIIPSGIPVHRPQGQTLPNGATEPVFGPSRLVDFELEMAFITTDANALGEPIPIEEAEDYIFGLVLFNDWSARDIQKWEYVPLGPFLAKNFASSVSPWIVTLDALEPFRTEGPKPEKPLLPYLKSKGKKSFDIKLEVALQPEGGEETTLAHSNFKYMYWNMSQQLAHHTINGCPVNSGDMMGSGTISGPTPDSYGSMLELSWRGEKPIKLMDGSERKFVEDNDTVIMRGYCESQGRRIGFGEVKTKLLPVFQPKKK; this comes from the coding sequence ATGTCTATTACTGCAAATGATCCCAATAGAAAAACCTGGTTGGACATCCCTGAAAATACCGATTTCCCTATACAGAATATCCCTTTCGGGGTATTTTTGACGCGGGACGATATTATCACCATAGGTACCAGAATTGGAGATTATGCTATTGATCTGGGTGCTTTACACCAACTGGGATATTTTGATGGAATTCCATTGACCGATGATATTTTTCTTCAGGATACATTAAACGATTTTATTTCAGATGGAAAAAAGACCTGGAGACTTGTGCGAAACAGGATCGCTGAGATCTTTGATATAAAGAATACCACCCTTAAAGAAAACCAGGACCATAAAACCATTGTCCTTTTTACTTTAGACGAAATTGAAATGCAACTGCCTGTATTGGTAGGAGATTATACAGATTTTTATTCCAGTAAGGAACACGCCACCAATGTGGGTACAATGTTCCGTGACCCGGATAATGCCTTATTACCAAACTGGCTTCATATTCCTGTGGGGTACCATGGGAGAAGTTCTTCAATAATACCCAGCGGTATCCCCGTACACAGGCCGCAGGGACAAACTTTGCCCAATGGCGCTACAGAACCGGTATTCGGGCCTTCCAGGCTTGTGGATTTTGAATTGGAAATGGCATTTATAACCACAGATGCAAATGCCCTGGGAGAACCTATTCCAATTGAAGAAGCCGAAGATTATATTTTTGGATTGGTTTTATTTAATGACTGGAGTGCAAGGGATATTCAAAAATGGGAGTATGTGCCCTTGGGACCATTTCTTGCAAAGAATTTTGCTTCCTCGGTTTCCCCCTGGATCGTAACGCTTGATGCTCTGGAACCCTTCCGGACTGAAGGGCCAAAACCTGAAAAACCCCTGCTTCCCTACCTTAAATCTAAAGGGAAGAAAAGTTTTGATATTAAACTTGAGGTGGCTTTGCAACCTGAGGGCGGGGAGGAAACAACTTTAGCCCATTCCAATTTTAAGTATATGTACTGGAATATGAGCCAGCAACTGGCGCACCATACTATCAACGGATGCCCTGTGAATTCCGGAGATATGATGGGATCTGGTACCATATCAGGCCCAACCCCAGATTCTTATGGCTCTATGCTGGAATTATCATGGAGAGGGGAAAAACCCATAAAATTAATGGATGGCAGCGAGCGCAAATTTGTGGAAGACAATGATACCGTCATTATGCGCGGTTATTGTGAAAGCCAGGGAAGACGCATAGGATTTGGAGAAGTAAAAACCAAGTTACTGCCTGTCTTTCAACCCAAGAAAAAATAA
- a CDS encoding LytR/AlgR family response regulator transcription factor has product MTAVIIEDEKPAARRLNRMLDHLQVNVLETLHSVEESKKWFLENEHPEVIFLDIQLSDGLSFEIFEGSMIKSAIIFTTAYDEYALQAFKLNSIDYILKPIDEEELSLAVKKYRNLKETYSGSQVQSVQLNFEDIKKLLVHPMERDYKKRFTVKVGQHLKMINIEEICCFYSENKGTYILTSEGRNYLMETTMDQLEDELPPDTFFRVNRKFYININSIRDIIAYSNSRLKIKLHHTTDEEIIVARERVKDFKAWLA; this is encoded by the coding sequence ATGACTGCAGTAATAATTGAAGATGAAAAACCCGCCGCACGGCGACTTAACCGAATGCTGGACCACTTGCAGGTGAATGTTCTGGAGACACTGCATTCGGTAGAAGAATCAAAGAAATGGTTCCTTGAGAATGAGCATCCCGAAGTGATCTTCCTGGACATTCAGCTTAGCGATGGGCTTTCCTTTGAGATCTTTGAAGGCTCTATGATCAAAAGCGCCATAATTTTTACTACTGCGTATGATGAGTATGCCCTGCAGGCATTTAAGCTGAATAGTATAGATTATATACTTAAACCTATAGATGAGGAAGAACTATCACTTGCGGTAAAAAAATACAGGAATTTAAAGGAAACCTACAGCGGGAGCCAGGTCCAATCTGTTCAGCTTAATTTTGAGGACATTAAAAAACTCCTGGTGCATCCCATGGAACGCGATTACAAGAAGAGGTTCACAGTAAAAGTGGGACAACATCTAAAAATGATAAATATTGAGGAAATATGCTGTTTTTACAGTGAAAATAAAGGCACCTATATTTTAACTTCTGAGGGCCGGAATTATTTAATGGAAACTACCATGGACCAACTGGAAGATGAACTTCCGCCGGATACTTTCTTTCGGGTAAACCGAAAATTCTACATAAATATTAATTCCATCAGGGACATTATAGCATATTCCAATTCCCGGTTAAAAATAAAACTTCACCATACCACAGATGAAGAAATAATTGTGGCCAGGGAGAGGGTGAAGGATTTTAAAGCATGGTTGGCGTAG
- a CDS encoding trans-sulfuration enzyme family protein, which translates to MDTKSFGINTVCAHAGELEDTLYNGAVSPLYMSTSYAFEDVEVKRYPRYFNTPNQVALSKKIAALEHGEAALIFGSGMAAVSTALMAFLHKGDHVVFQNTLYGGTSNLVVEEFSKFGIEYSFTKDLNPESFEAEIKENTKVIYIETPSNPLLTITNIKAVAEIAKKHGLVSMIDNTFASPVNQNPIDLGIDVVIHSATKYMGGHSDILAGAVISSTQHMDTIFQLAKNFGGSLSDYTVWLLERSIKTMGIRVKAQNKTAKKLAKYLEKHPDVARVYYPGLKSHPDFELAKSQMKGFGGMLSFELNEGLDASRFQKELQLIKSSMSLAGVESTILSPTLTSHALLTAEEREKQGIKDGLLRFSVGIEEKQDLINDIEQALKKLKA; encoded by the coding sequence ATGGATACAAAATCTTTCGGAATAAATACAGTTTGCGCCCATGCCGGGGAACTTGAAGATACCCTTTATAATGGAGCTGTTTCCCCGCTATATATGTCAACTTCCTATGCATTTGAAGATGTGGAGGTGAAAAGGTATCCACGGTATTTCAATACCCCCAACCAGGTGGCACTTTCAAAAAAAATTGCAGCCCTGGAGCACGGGGAAGCAGCTTTAATATTTGGGAGTGGGATGGCGGCCGTGAGCACTGCCTTAATGGCTTTTTTACATAAAGGAGATCACGTAGTCTTTCAAAACACATTATATGGAGGCACCAGCAATCTGGTTGTTGAGGAATTCTCAAAGTTTGGTATAGAATATTCCTTTACCAAAGATTTGAATCCCGAAAGTTTTGAAGCTGAAATAAAAGAAAATACTAAGGTTATCTATATTGAAACCCCGTCCAATCCTTTGCTCACCATTACCAATATAAAAGCAGTTGCTGAAATTGCCAAAAAACACGGGCTGGTAAGTATGATTGATAATACTTTTGCTTCCCCGGTGAATCAAAATCCTATCGATCTGGGCATTGATGTGGTCATACATTCAGCAACCAAATATATGGGCGGGCACAGTGATATTCTGGCAGGAGCCGTGATTTCCTCTACGCAGCATATGGATACTATATTTCAACTTGCCAAGAACTTTGGGGGCAGCCTGAGCGATTATACTGTTTGGTTGCTGGAACGAAGTATTAAAACAATGGGGATACGGGTAAAAGCTCAAAATAAAACGGCTAAAAAACTGGCTAAATACCTGGAAAAACATCCGGATGTTGCAAGGGTATATTACCCTGGCCTTAAATCTCATCCCGATTTTGAATTGGCAAAATCTCAAATGAAGGGCTTTGGGGGAATGTTGTCTTTTGAACTTAATGAAGGCCTGGATGCCAGCCGCTTTCAAAAGGAATTACAACTTATTAAATCCAGTATGAGCCTGGCAGGGGTAGAATCTACCATTTTATCTCCAACTCTTACTTCCCATGCATTGCTTACGGCCGAAGAAAGAGAAAAGCAGGGGATCAAGGATGGTTTGCTGCGATTTTCCGTGGGAATAGAGGAAAAACAGGATCTTATTAATGATATAGAGCAGGCATTGAAAAAATTAAAAGCCTGA
- a CDS encoding MBL fold metallo-hydrolase has product MKQLIMLVVLGTILTSCKNETGPRDAELEKGTVAKAAEKVEKERDSIEIIPISHATSVIKWGDVVIYTDPTGGAEAFRGKEKPDFILITDIHGDHMDAKTLKALEAGNTKIIVPQAVKDALPQDMHSQLVVLNNGQSQEFMGIDIEAIPMYNLPEDPESRHIKGRGNGYVLEKNNTRIYIAGDTEDIPEMRDLKNIDIALIPMNLPYTMDVEQAADGVLAFAPKKVYPYHYRGQDGLADVEKFKELVNAKNKKIEVVLLNWYPGGNN; this is encoded by the coding sequence ATGAAACAGTTAATTATGCTCGTGGTACTGGGCACTATTCTTACAAGTTGTAAGAATGAGACCGGTCCCAGGGATGCCGAACTTGAAAAAGGTACTGTCGCCAAAGCAGCTGAGAAAGTAGAAAAAGAAAGAGACAGTATTGAGATCATCCCCATTTCACATGCCACTTCTGTAATAAAATGGGGTGATGTGGTTATCTATACAGATCCTACAGGAGGTGCTGAAGCTTTCCGCGGAAAAGAAAAACCTGATTTTATTCTTATTACCGACATCCATGGCGATCATATGGATGCGAAAACCTTAAAGGCACTGGAAGCCGGTAATACAAAGATAATTGTTCCGCAAGCGGTAAAAGATGCCCTACCCCAGGATATGCATTCGCAACTGGTGGTTTTAAACAATGGCCAAAGCCAGGAATTTATGGGCATTGACATTGAGGCTATTCCAATGTATAATCTTCCCGAAGATCCTGAATCACGGCACATAAAGGGAAGAGGAAACGGCTATGTCCTGGAAAAGAATAATACCAGAATCTACATTGCAGGTGATACCGAAGACATCCCGGAAATGAGAGATTTAAAGAATATAGATATCGCTTTGATTCCAATGAACCTGCCCTATACCATGGATGTGGAACAGGCTGCAGATGGGGTACTGGCTTTTGCCCCTAAAAAGGTCTACCCATACCACTATCGCGGGCAGGATGGCCTGGCAGATGTTGAAAAATTCAAAGAACTGGTAAATGCCAAAAATAAAAAAATAGAAGTAGTCCTATTGAACTGGTACCCCGGGGGCAACAATTAA
- a CDS encoding GNAT family N-acetyltransferase has product MNIEIISFKPEYANDFKELNIAWLTKYFWVEPHDEEVLAKPQKYILDPGGNIFFIKDGDKIIGTVALMKIEENVFELTKMAVTPQYQGQQLGQKLLEHTIQFARDQGWKKLIIYSNRKLENAIFIYKKYGFEEIPIEPNNPYARGDIKMKLELS; this is encoded by the coding sequence ATGAATATTGAGATAATCTCCTTTAAGCCGGAATATGCAAATGATTTTAAAGAGTTGAATATTGCATGGCTAACAAAATATTTTTGGGTAGAACCCCACGATGAGGAAGTACTTGCGAAACCTCAGAAATATATTCTTGACCCCGGCGGAAATATTTTCTTTATTAAAGATGGCGACAAAATTATTGGAACAGTTGCTCTCATGAAAATTGAGGAAAATGTTTTTGAGCTAACTAAAATGGCCGTTACCCCGCAATATCAGGGACAACAGCTTGGACAAAAGTTATTGGAACATACCATTCAATTTGCCAGGGATCAAGGTTGGAAAAAACTAATTATTTATTCCAATCGTAAACTTGAAAATGCAATCTTCATTTACAAAAAATACGGGTTTGAGGAGATTCCTATTGAACCAAATAACCCTTATGCCCGGGGGGATATAAAGATGAAATTGGAGCTTTCTTAA
- a CDS encoding DUF1622 domain-containing protein produces the protein MNESITNLIKIVSLAIEIIGITIIFIGALLALGRFLLKKQGENFRSFKIIREELGRAILLGLEFLVAADIIATVVFDASLENILNLGLIVLIRTFLSFALEIEIEGKLPWKQSSHKTLGNE, from the coding sequence ATGAATGAATCAATCACAAATCTTATTAAAATAGTATCTCTGGCTATTGAGATAATTGGGATCACCATAATCTTTATTGGGGCGTTACTGGCGTTGGGAAGATTTCTTCTGAAAAAACAAGGAGAAAATTTCAGGTCATTCAAGATCATAAGAGAAGAATTAGGAAGGGCAATATTACTTGGACTCGAATTCCTAGTGGCAGCAGACATTATAGCTACCGTAGTTTTTGATGCCAGCCTTGAAAACATTTTAAATCTTGGATTAATCGTACTAATAAGAACATTTTTAAGTTTTGCACTGGAAATTGAAATTGAAGGAAAACTCCCCTGGAAACAAAGTTCACATAAAACACTTGGTAACGAATGA
- the glyA gene encoding serine hydroxymethyltransferase, whose amino-acid sequence MQRDTEIFDLIKEEENRQMNGLELIASENFVSQNVLEAAGSVLTNKYAEGYPGKRYYGGCEVVDKVENLAIERLKELFNAEYANVQPHSGSQANTAVFHACLQPGDKFLGFDLSHGGHLTHGSPVNFSGRLYEPVFYGVDKETGLIDYDAVAEIAEKERPKMIIAGASAYSREIDYKRFREIADSIGAILFADIAHPAGLIAKGLLGDPLPHCHVVTSTTHKTLRGPRGGIIMMGKDFENPFGQKLKNGSLKMMSALLDSAVFPGNQGGPLEHIIAAKAVAFGEALTDDFLYYTVQVKKNAKALAAAFMEKDYQVISGGTDNHMMLIDLRNKNITGKQAEEALGKAEITVNKNMVPFDDKSPFVTSGIRIGTPAVTTRGLKEEDMAQIVDLIDSVITNFEDENKLSEVKEQVLEMMKGRPLFSN is encoded by the coding sequence ATGCAAAGAGATACGGAAATTTTTGATCTTATTAAAGAAGAAGAAAACCGTCAAATGAACGGTTTGGAATTAATAGCCAGTGAGAATTTTGTAAGCCAGAATGTGTTGGAAGCAGCCGGCTCTGTGCTTACCAATAAATATGCTGAAGGTTATCCCGGCAAGCGTTATTATGGCGGTTGTGAGGTGGTAGATAAAGTAGAAAACCTTGCCATTGAGCGATTGAAGGAACTTTTTAATGCCGAATATGCCAACGTACAACCCCATTCAGGTTCTCAGGCTAATACTGCAGTTTTCCACGCATGTCTTCAACCGGGAGATAAATTTCTTGGGTTTGACCTTTCTCACGGGGGGCATTTAACTCACGGCTCTCCTGTAAATTTCTCCGGAAGATTATACGAGCCGGTTTTTTACGGTGTAGATAAAGAGACCGGATTGATTGATTATGATGCGGTTGCAGAAATTGCTGAAAAAGAAAGGCCAAAAATGATCATTGCAGGGGCATCTGCATATTCAAGGGAGATAGATTATAAAAGATTCAGAGAGATAGCAGATAGTATAGGGGCTATTCTTTTTGCCGATATTGCACACCCTGCAGGCCTTATAGCCAAAGGATTACTGGGAGACCCGTTACCGCATTGCCACGTGGTAACATCAACCACTCATAAAACTCTGCGAGGCCCTAGGGGTGGTATTATAATGATGGGGAAAGATTTTGAAAATCCCTTTGGACAAAAACTAAAGAACGGAAGTTTAAAAATGATGTCTGCATTGCTGGACAGCGCAGTCTTCCCCGGTAACCAGGGAGGGCCACTTGAGCACATAATAGCTGCCAAGGCTGTTGCTTTTGGAGAGGCACTTACAGATGATTTTTTATATTATACGGTGCAGGTAAAGAAAAATGCCAAAGCCCTTGCTGCCGCATTTATGGAAAAAGATTACCAGGTGATCTCCGGTGGAACAGATAACCATATGATGCTTATAGACCTAAGGAATAAGAATATTACAGGAAAACAAGCCGAGGAAGCCCTTGGGAAGGCGGAAATTACGGTTAACAAGAATATGGTTCCTTTTGACGATAAATCTCCTTTTGTAACTTCCGGTATTAGAATAGGAACCCCTGCGGTTACCACACGGGGGCTAAAGGAGGAAGATATGGCACAAATTGTTGATCTTATAGACAGCGTTATTACCAACTTTGAGGATGAGAACAAGCTTTCAGAGGTGAAGGAGCAGGTTCTGGAAATGATGAAGGGAAGACCACTTTTCAGCAATTAA
- a CDS encoding 2TM domain-containing protein: MERNYQEDPGYKAAQKRVKDIKGFYVHLIVYLFVNVFLILANTEFTKFGNWNLEMSNFYTALFWGIGLAAHWAGVFGPGLFLGKNWEERKIKELMEKDREQMEKWE, encoded by the coding sequence ATGGAAAGAAATTATCAGGAAGATCCCGGGTACAAAGCTGCCCAAAAAAGGGTTAAGGATATCAAAGGTTTTTACGTACACTTAATTGTATACCTTTTTGTAAATGTCTTTTTGATCTTAGCCAATACAGAATTCACAAAATTTGGGAACTGGAATCTTGAAATGTCCAATTTCTATACTGCATTGTTCTGGGGAATTGGATTGGCGGCACATTGGGCCGGCGTTTTTGGCCCCGGACTTTTCCTGGGGAAAAATTGGGAGGAACGCAAGATCAAGGAACTCATGGAAAAAGACAGGGAACAGATGGAAAAATGGGAATAA
- a CDS encoding DUF6929 family protein, producing the protein MIKKQTLTLLFATLLLFIYGCKKKEMHIKITVQKELTGIASASGIEVIGNSIYVIGDNSPFLFRLNRKMEIQEKINLFPSNNMGDSIIEKMQKPDLEALTLSEEENLKLYAFGSGSKSPERDILIELIPGKPHLVNKYDLTGFYNNLRLQANLSPEKLNIEAAGIFNGKLYLFNRGENLIIRYSMEDFRSFLEGKMEVPVAEIFQINLPAINGIPAGFSGATFNRGNESILFTATVEDTSNWIDDGEVLGSFLGIIPLKDLKNGLQPQNVVIGENAVHYPLKVESVAVIPPYTESKANIILVSDSDGGISEFLEAEVFF; encoded by the coding sequence ATGATCAAAAAACAGACCCTTACACTATTATTTGCAACACTGCTGCTGTTTATATATGGCTGTAAAAAAAAAGAAATGCATATTAAAATAACTGTACAAAAGGAGCTTACCGGTATTGCCTCTGCCTCGGGAATTGAAGTTATTGGCAATAGCATCTATGTAATAGGAGATAACAGTCCCTTTTTGTTTCGGTTAAACAGGAAAATGGAAATCCAGGAAAAGATCAATCTTTTTCCTTCCAACAATATGGGTGACAGCATTATTGAAAAAATGCAAAAACCGGACCTTGAAGCGCTCACCCTTTCAGAGGAAGAAAATCTGAAACTTTATGCCTTTGGATCGGGTTCCAAATCTCCCGAACGGGATATTTTAATAGAATTAATTCCGGGTAAGCCTCATTTAGTAAACAAATATGATCTAACCGGTTTTTACAACAACCTGCGGTTACAGGCTAATTTAAGCCCAGAAAAGTTGAATATTGAAGCCGCGGGAATCTTTAATGGAAAATTATATTTGTTCAACCGGGGAGAGAATTTGATCATCAGGTATTCTATGGAGGACTTCAGAAGTTTTCTTGAGGGGAAAATGGAAGTTCCGGTTGCCGAGATCTTCCAAATAAACCTGCCGGCGATTAACGGAATTCCTGCAGGATTTTCCGGCGCCACTTTTAATAGGGGAAATGAAAGTATTTTATTTACAGCCACAGTAGAAGATACTTCAAATTGGATAGATGACGGGGAGGTGCTGGGAAGTTTTCTGGGAATAATTCCTTTAAAGGACCTTAAAAATGGCCTACAGCCTCAAAATGTGGTAATAGGGGAGAATGCAGTCCATTATCCATTAAAAGTGGAGTCAGTTGCCGTGATACCACCATATACTGAATCTAAAGCCAATATCATACTGGTAAGTGACAGTGACGGGGGAATATCGGAATTTTTGGAAGCCGAAGTCTTTTTTTAA
- a CDS encoding formimidoylglutamase, translating into MEGFRIYDHKTVAGLIVKRDGESKFGEKLSFVSSFEEIEKSDAQYVLFGIPEDIGVRANSGKPGTSLAWNACLKALLNVQANQYTNPENVILLGEIDCSNAMEKSGNLGEEDPNYLAKLGDQVGKIDEVVSNVVSAIVRAGKIPVIIGGGHNNAYGNIKGTSLAIKSPLNVINIDAHSDLRKMDHRHSGNGFSYARHENFLGKYRVFGIHQNYTPDYIFKELDASSTDQYHLFEHLLLKSSAEINKAFKEELNFTAQEEFGLELDCDAISKFPSSAQSPTGFSFTMVRNFISLASQEENIKYFHICEAAPTPSTELEVGKALSYMVTDFIKPR; encoded by the coding sequence ATGGAGGGTTTCAGGATATATGACCATAAAACAGTGGCGGGGCTTATTGTTAAACGTGACGGAGAATCCAAATTTGGAGAAAAGCTAAGTTTTGTAAGCAGTTTTGAAGAAATTGAAAAAAGCGACGCACAGTACGTTCTTTTCGGTATCCCGGAGGATATCGGGGTGCGCGCAAATTCCGGAAAACCGGGAACCTCCCTGGCCTGGAATGCCTGCTTAAAAGCGTTATTAAATGTTCAGGCAAACCAGTATACCAATCCCGAAAATGTGATCCTTCTGGGTGAAATAGATTGCAGCAATGCCATGGAGAAAAGCGGCAATCTGGGAGAGGAGGATCCCAATTACCTCGCCAAGCTGGGAGATCAGGTAGGCAAAATAGATGAGGTGGTTTCAAATGTAGTTTCGGCAATCGTAAGGGCCGGTAAGATCCCCGTGATTATAGGGGGTGGACATAACAACGCCTATGGGAATATTAAGGGCACCAGTCTCGCAATTAAAAGCCCGCTGAATGTCATAAATATTGATGCTCATTCTGATCTTAGAAAAATGGATCACCGCCATAGCGGAAATGGGTTCTCCTATGCACGACATGAAAATTTTCTGGGTAAATACAGAGTCTTTGGAATTCACCAGAATTATACTCCAGATTATATATTTAAGGAGCTGGATGCGTCTTCAACAGATCAATATCATTTATTTGAGCACCTCCTCTTAAAATCTTCTGCTGAAATAAATAAGGCATTTAAAGAAGAACTTAATTTTACGGCACAGGAAGAATTTGGCCTGGAACTCGACTGCGATGCTATAAGTAAATTTCCCAGCAGTGCGCAGTCTCCCACGGGCTTTTCATTTACAATGGTACGAAATTTCATTTCCCTTGCGAGCCAGGAGGAGAACATAAAATATTTCCATATTTGCGAAGCTGCGCCCACTCCCTCTACAGAACTTGAAGTAGGAAAAGCCCTTAGCTATATGGTTACCGATTTTATAAAACCTAGATAA
- the bshB1 gene encoding bacillithiol biosynthesis deacetylase BshB1: protein MKLDILAFGSHPDDVELSCSGTIAKEVSRGKTVGIVDLTRGELGTRGTAETRDREAAKAAEILGVSMRTNLKFSDGFFENNREHQIEIIKILRKYQPEIVFCNAVEDRHIDHGRGAQLVRDACFLSGLRKIETTWNGKRQDAWRPGNVYHYIQWKNLEPDIVVDISGFIEKKLESVLAYKTQFFDKNSLEPNTPISSDNFLDSITYRARDLGRLIGTDHAEGFTVERYPAVNSIFDLI, encoded by the coding sequence ATGAAATTAGATATTCTGGCCTTTGGGTCGCATCCCGATGATGTAGAACTTAGTTGTTCCGGCACGATTGCCAAGGAAGTGAGCAGGGGCAAAACTGTAGGGATCGTTGATCTTACCAGGGGAGAACTCGGAACCCGTGGAACTGCCGAAACCCGTGACAGGGAAGCCGCAAAAGCCGCAGAAATTCTGGGAGTGAGTATGCGAACCAATCTTAAATTCAGTGACGGGTTTTTTGAGAACAATAGGGAACATCAAATAGAGATCATAAAAATTCTAAGAAAATATCAACCCGAGATCGTATTTTGCAATGCGGTTGAAGACAGGCATATAGACCATGGCCGAGGGGCACAGCTGGTAAGGGATGCATGCTTCTTAAGCGGTTTGAGAAAAATTGAAACTACCTGGAATGGAAAGCGGCAGGATGCCTGGAGACCTGGAAATGTGTATCACTATATACAGTGGAAAAATCTGGAGCCGGATATTGTAGTAGATATAAGCGGATTTATAGAAAAAAAACTGGAATCGGTTCTGGCTTATAAAACCCAATTCTTTGATAAGAACAGCCTTGAACCCAACACTCCTATATCCAGCGATAACTTTTTAGACAGTATTACCTACAGAGCAAGGGATCTTGGACGCTTAATAGGCACAGACCACGCCGAGGGCTTTACTGTAGAACGCTATCCTGCAGTGAATTCCATTTTCGACCTAATTTAA